In Conger conger chromosome 5, fConCon1.1, whole genome shotgun sequence, the DNA window AGACAAGCTTGTTTATTAGCCTAGCCTGTTTAATTTTCATGCCATGTCAAATATCATAAGGATTTTTCCATACTCCTCCCCCAACGTGGCTGGCAGTGATGAAGCAAGCTTGAAGGAGAACttttaaaataagcaattgCTTCCTAGCTTCTATTTTATTCCTGTGTGAAATGCTATGCAAAAATGCCTCTTGAGGAGTCTACTTCCATTCACATGCTCTTCCCCTGTCCTGAACTATCCtctatggaaaataaataaattcagggTGGTTTAAAGTTGGCTGATTTGAACATTTTTGGAGTGACTCCTCTTCCTGTGACTACCTATTATGTTTCTCTTGTTGGCATGAAGTCATGGCAGGTGTACATGGGACCTGTCTCAACTTCTGATGTGGTACTCCCATGCCTGAGTGGAAGTAAATCTGGTTTCAGCCATGATGTGGATGACTGACCAGGCTCgaatattttctgtcacacGTTACTTCTGTAAATACTGCAGCAAACATGCAGTGGACCACGTTCAGACTGCAGTTGAACGTGGCGCCTGTTACAATGTTTTTCCCCTCATATGCAACACAGATGCTATTTGAATGGAAAAACTCATCTTTGCGATTTTCAGCACATCTGTATGTGGAGATGTGATTCGTAGCCATAAGACTTGTATGTGAAATTGTTCAGGTCAGTCTTAAATAGTTCCATTTAATTTCTACATTGTAAGTAAGATAATTGCCTAATTTGGCAAATCGAAAACGTTTACAAAGACTCTGCGCTCACAGATGTCTAGCAGTCGGTATTTAAAGCAGTGCGTTTGACCTTAGCGAGCTCACGTTTTGCACCAGCAGAAAGGTCATTCTAAAGTTTCTCTAGCCAGGCTGTCACAGTCGTCCGACAAGGAATTTTGTAGTTGGGTTCCAAGTATGCCATTAATTTGTTGACGCCAACCTCATTGACTATTGAAATTGGCTTCAAATGAAATGCACCCGTGGTAATTAGTGACTTTGTCGAGGCTTTTTGCGGGTAAAGCAAGGTAAGCATGGACTGCTGTTGAGGGCTTGCTTTGCTAGCAGTCGTTTCTGTAGCCTTAATATGGTGAATAAATGTAAGTTGGTTTAACATGGAACCAGTACTACCACCACAGTATTCAATCGTGATTTTACAGAGTTTggatttccttcttttttttctttctttttttttctcctcttctctctcctcttcttcctgtGTTAAATGCTCTTGTGCCTGGCAAATGGATACTTGTGCTTTTCTTCTGGTGAAAGAgcattttaaacacaatttcACTTTCAATTTCATAAAAACTATCCATTATTGGTTAGTATTTTTCTTTGTACACGATTACAACTGTTTCAGTTAAGTGTGCACATTTAACCTTTCACACTCCTAGTCTATGTATGCCTTGGTTACTGAGGGGTGCCCTCAGAGGTACTGAAGAAATCTCCTACCAAACTGGATGTACACTTATTTTTACGCCACTCGATGTGACAGGCTTATATAATCACATTTCTGTATTGGCAGTACTGTTGGGTTGCACCAAAAAGGAATATGTACAGCATgtcggcaaaaaaaaaaaaaagggcctgATGTGCTAATCTGTAGATTCGTTGTTTTGTCACTTCACAGGTGAAAGTTTTATTTGTACGGAACCTTGCAAGTACTGTAACGGAAGAAATACTTGAAAAGACCTTCAGCCAGTTTGGGAAGCTGGAGCGAGTAAAGAAACTAAAAGACTATGCCTTCATTCACTTTGATGAGAGGGACGGAGCTGTGAAGGTACTGTCTCACACCTGGGAGTTCAGCTCCCGCTATTGTATCAAACTGGCTTCTGTCTGTGCTGTAATTTGAGCTGactgatattttaatattaatatgtcCCACCGGTTGCCTCCACAGGCGTTAGCTGAAATGAACGGTAAGGACCTGGAAGGAGAGCACATTGAAATAGTTTTCGCCAAGCCCCCAGATCAGAAGAGGAAGGAACGCAAGGCTCAAAGGCAAGCGGCCAAAACTCAAATGTAAGAGATtaccagaaataaaaatgaaggttAAGGTGCAATTAAGGTGGATTAATGGTGATTCGGAAAATACATGTATGTACTATGAGCATTAGCGTTGACATTGAAAGTACAAAGTATCACAGTTCTATGAAAATAGTCCATTCGGTGCCAGTTGCCTTTCTGGCTGTGAATGGTTAAAATGTCAGTTGGTAAAGTGTCCGGTTCCTTAAACATGCatgcaccccccctctccccttatTTGACCCTCAGGTATGATGATTATTACTACTACGGCCCCCCTCATATGCCCCCTCCCACGAGAGGCCGAGGCAGAGGAGGCAGTAGGGGAGGCTACTCCTACGCCCCAGATTACTACGGCTACGAGGATTACTACGATTACTACGGCTACGACTACCACAACTACCGCGGCGGATACGAGGACCCCTACTACGGCTACGATGACTTTCAGGCCCCAGGCAGAGGACGAGGGGGCAGAGGCGCCAGGGGCGCTTCCCCAGCTCGGGGCCGGGGGGCCGGCGCTCCCAGGGGCCGGGCCGGCTTCTCTCAGCGAGGGGGCCCCGGATCGAGCCGAGGGACCCGCGGGGCCAGAGGAGGCACTCAAAGAGGCCGCGGGGTACGTGGTGCGTGGGGCGGCCGCGGTGGAAATGTAGGAGGCAAGCGCAAAGCTGACGGGTACAACCAGCCAGATTCCAAGCGGCGCCAGACCAATAATCAGAACTGGGGCTCTCAACCCATTGCTCAGCAACCGCTCCAGGGCGGTGACCATTCTGGTAACTATGGTTACAAATCTGACAACCAGGAGTTCTATCAGGATTCTTTTGGGCAACAATGGAAGTAGAACAGTAGGGCTTCAATTACcgaattttattcttttttattttatagagACTTGATCCGAACTCGTTTGGCCCAAAATCTGAATGAATGGTTGCCTGTTTAATTGGTGACATCTGACAAGATTACtcttgtatatatttttaacattccGCTTGGACTTGAAAAGTAGTTACACTCCCACCTGCTT includes these proteins:
- the syncrip gene encoding heterogeneous nuclear ribonucleoprotein Q isoform X6 translates to MKTYRQREKQGTKVSDSSKGPDEAKIKALLERTSYTLDVTTGQRKYGGPPPESVYSGLQPTIGTEIFVGKIPRDLFEDELVPLFEKAGPIWDLRLMMDPLSGLNRGYAFVTFCTKEAAQEAVKLCNNNEIRPGKHIGVCISVANNRLFVGSIPKSKTKEQIIEEFAKVTEGLNDVILYHQPDDKKKNRGFCFLEYEDHKTAAMARRRLMSGKVKVWGNVTVTVEWADPIEDPDPEVMAKVKVLFVRNLASTVTEEILEKTFSQFGKLERVKKLKDYAFIHFDERDGAVKALAEMNGKDLEGEHIEIVFAKPPDQKRKERKAQRQAAKTQMYDDYYYYGPPHMPPPTRGRGRGGSRGGYSYAPDYYGYEDYYDYYGYDYHNYRGGYEDPYYGYDDFQAPGRGRGGRGARGASPARGRGAGAPRGRAGFSQRGGPGSSRGTRGARGGTQRGRGVRGAWGGRGGNVGGKRKADGYNQPDSKRRQTNNQNWGSQPIAQQPLQGGDHSGNYGYKSDNQEFYQDSFGQQWK